A genomic window from Deinococcus aquaedulcis includes:
- a CDS encoding integrase core domain-containing protein, with product MQGITHQVANPGTPAQNAYIESFNGQIRDELLNALWFLSVP from the coding sequence ATGCAGGGCATCACTCACCAAGTCGCTAATCCTGGAACGCCTGCTCAGAACGCCTATATCGAGAGTTTTAACGGTCAGATACGCGACGAACTTCTGAACGCCCTCTGGTTTCTGAGCGTGCCGTAG
- a CDS encoding response regulator: MRFNRLRLLLVEDNPADVFLLQAAAELADLPLDLTVAADGAAALALLTRLDAEGAWPQLVLLDLNMPRMNGFEVLQALQASAFPPLPVVMFTTSSAPADLQRAAALGAASFVTKPAELAALVTLLQQLPLAVAGEIPFPHSAAWSGRPFRPPVK; the protein is encoded by the coding sequence GTGCGCTTTAATCGCCTGCGGCTTCTGCTGGTCGAGGATAACCCGGCCGACGTCTTCCTGCTGCAGGCCGCCGCCGAGCTGGCCGACCTTCCGCTGGACCTGACCGTGGCCGCCGACGGCGCCGCCGCCTTGGCCCTCCTGACCCGGCTGGACGCTGAAGGGGCGTGGCCACAGCTGGTGCTTCTTGACCTCAACATGCCGCGCATGAACGGCTTTGAGGTGTTGCAGGCTCTTCAGGCCTCAGCCTTTCCACCGCTGCCGGTCGTGATGTTCACCACGTCGTCGGCTCCGGCCGATCTGCAGCGCGCTGCTGCGTTGGGGGCCGCCTCCTTCGTCACTAAACCGGCCGAGCTGGCGGCACTCGTGACTCTCCTGCAACAGCTTCCCCTGGCCGTCGCGGGCGAGATCCCTTTTCCCCACAGCGCCGCCTGGAGCGGGCGTCCGTTTCGCCCACCTGTAAAGTGA
- a CDS encoding IS3 family transposase has translation MRLGGQAPAACERPQFGYRCLYVLLRRQGESVNHKRMYRVYRREGLTLRKKACRKGAARVVRPGPTSTGA, from the coding sequence TTGCGACTTGGCGGACAAGCTCCGGCCGCGTGCGAGCGTCCTCAGTTTGGATACCGGTGCCTCTATGTCTTGCTGCGTCGTCAGGGCGAGAGCGTGAACCACAAGCGGATGTATCGCGTGTACCGGAGGGAAGGCTTGACTCTCCGCAAAAAGGCCTGCAGAAAGGGTGCCGCTCGCGTTGTCAGGCCTGGGCCAACGAGCACTGGAGCCTAG